The genomic interval ACCGGTGTCCATGAATACATGGCATGTTTCACCGCTGACTGCACAGTCACGAACGATGGTGGACCGATAATTGACCTTACCGTCGACTGCGAGATCTCGAGCTTCCTGAATGAACCGCACTATCACGACGAAACGAAATCATACCTCGCATCAGCCCTAGAACACATCGAGCGCGGACTTGGATACGCCTTGCTCCATCGACGGCACGGTCTGCGTGCGGTACTTACTGACCTTCGACTGCATCCCATCGACTACCAGCCGCTATACCTGACGCTTCACACCTATTACTACGCTCGTCGTCAACTTGAAATGCTTGACGACAAAGACCGAATCCAGCACAGCAGGAGCGGGGAACCATGACATGCACGGGAGGACGGCTTGCACGGTTTTTGAAGTGGAGAGTCTTTCGTCCGTCCCCCGTGATGTCCGCCGTTATCCCGCTCAGCTGAGTCTTGCGTTTGGGCGTCGCATGCGGATGTTGTGATTTGCCAGATGGCATCCAGTCTGGCAATTGACCGTCGCTCCGCCATTTTTCTCTCGCCAACGTCGTTTGCTATGTCCAGGCATTGCCCCGCGTCGCTCGTGCTTTCCCACTCTGCGCAAGGGCGGCAGTTGATGATCGGATAATGCGCTATTATTCGACAATCTGATCGAATAAATACGAGATAATGGTCGGATAACATCCTGTTATTCGATCATGCGCACGAATAAAACGTTGCATCGATCGAATAAAAACGGAATAATGCGTGTTATTCGATCATCTGGTCGGGTTAAATACATAGTTATCCCGCTCAAAAGAATCTCATGAGCAGTCTGACAATCAACTTACTGAACGAACTTCACGGCACACTTGAAGACGATGACCACGACAACCCGTGGGCTCAACCGGGTGTTCGGCAACTTGACCAATCAGCCTCCGCGGTTGCTGATTGGTACATTGAACACCAGTCCGAGCGCGAACTGATTCGAAAAGAAACTCGTCAATGGGGATCACTCTGGGGGCTCGTCCTGTTTGTCAGGCGGGCTGGGATTCTCGTCGACGCTGACTCGAGATGGGTCAACCGAGGCTTGGCAATTGCGTCGATTGTCGATGCCAATTGCGATTACCGTGATCTAATCGTTTCACTTGTTGTGCTACGATCCTTTGCAATGGATGCAGGGCTTGAAACTGACGCTGCGTTTGATGTTGCTCTCTGTTGGTCAACTGAACACATGCATAGCATCTTGCTGAACGCTCGAAATCACGAGCTTTCTGACATCCAATCAACCGTTGCTACTTTTGGCCCACCAACAGACGCGGGATAACAAAACGATGAACCGAAGCGGCGGATTTTTGCGGTTTTGGGATGGAGAATCTAATCCCGCCACTCGGTTATCGTAGCCGTTATCCCGCTTAAACTCCACATTTGAATGAAGCGATTGCGAATCAACCTATTTACTTTGATTGTCTTCCCAACTTTATTGGTGGCTGCGAATTGCGTTGCACTCTCATGGCTCCAATATGAAAATGTTGGCTACTTTACACGAGACTCTGCCGGGGTAAATGTTGGTGTCACGTCAGACCTTCGCTTGACCGGATGGCCATTCGCTTACAATGTCGCATTCATCAATGCTCACGACAAGAATGGAAAATCTTTACTTAGCACATCGAACGCTTTTACACACCAGCACATTCACTGGCACTTCCTTCTTGCTGACATTATAATTGCAACGATCGCTGCTTCGCTGGTGTATTTGGCATTCCACCCAATGCGTTCGGCGATTTCGAAATTTTACACACCGAGATCTTCTGCCGATCCCTAGTGTTTGTGTTTGCCGATGGTAGTGCCAAAACCGCGGGATAACAAAACGATGAACCGAAGCGGCGGATTTATGGGGTTTTGGGATGGAGAATCTAATTCCGCCACTCGGTTATCGTAGCCGTTATCGGACTGACGTCTCGGGTGTTTCACGCGTTCGCTCGCACTAGCGATTGCTGCAACGCCTGATTGGAAATTTGTCGTTCGGCATTCGCGTTAGCGAATTTGCGAGTCAAACGCATTGATCCTCCGTTTGCGATTTCCTCCCTCCAAGCCGCTCGCAATTCTTGAACGTGTTCGCTGTTTTCGTTTGCTGATCAAGCGACAACGCTTTTGATCCTTCGTTTACCGTCAACAAGCACTGTCGGATGACAATTGCCGTTTTACTGCCGACCCGGTCAACGCCCAATTGCTTGCCGCGTGAACCAAGTCCCGCTAAACTGTGGCGGCGTGGCAACCGCTGCCCGATGCTCGACCAATGCCCGTTCATAAATGCCGATAACAAACACATGCACCGGAGTGGCGGTGGTCACGTTTCTTTGGAATCACGTCAATCGCCGCCACCCGGTGATGTGAGACGTTATCGGACTGACTCCGCAGATGTTCCGCGTGTTTGCTTGCACAAACGATTGCTGCAACGCTTGGTTTTAGGTGCGTCTTTTGGCTCTTGCGTTAGTTGCTCGCCGATTCAAACGCCTTAATCCTTCGTTGGCGATTTTCAGAGCCCACGCCGCTCGCATTCCTTGATAGTGTTCACTGTTGTCGTTTGCTGAACCAGCGTGAACGTTTTCGATCCTTCGTTTACCGTCTGCTGGGCCCGTTGGATGCAATGCCCGTTTACTTGCCGACCCGATCAACGCCCAATTGCTTGCCGCCCGAACCAATGCCCGTTAAGCTGTGGCGACGTGGTTGCCACTGCCCAACACTCGGTCAACGCCCGTCCATAAATGCCGATAACCAACACATGCACCGGAGTGGCGGTGGTCACGTTTCTTTGGAATCACGTCAATCGCCGCCACCCGGTGATGTGAAACGTTATCCGACTGAAACCGCAGGCCGTAAACTGATGCCAGCATGAGCCTCACCACATACCGTGACGATCTTGACTTCACCATCGACGACGTGCTTCCTATCTATCGAGCATGCGATTGGTCCTCCGCTACGAAGCCTGACGCATTGCTCGCGGCACTTAGAGCTTCGCATAGCGTCATCTCTGCTTACGTCGGCCACCGGATGGTTGGGATAGGTAACGCGATCTCTGATGGGCATCTCGTCGTTTACTACCCCCACCTTCTCGTCCACCCCGATTTCACTCGCACTGGCATTGGGACTGGCATCCTCACTCGGCTCACTGACCGATACAATGGGTTCCACCAACAAATGCTGACTGCCGACGCCGATGCGGTTCCGTTTTACGAACGTTGCGGATTCTCGCGTGCTGGGCGAACGGTTTCGATGTGGGTGTACGATGGCAACGATCACTAGCGGCGGATCTCCAGGAACACCACCCACTTCCCACCCGTGAGCGGGGCAAATTGCGTTAAGATGGGAAGCTTGCGGCAGCGGGCGAATGTTCCTCCACTGCCACCCCGAAGCGCAGCGTTGTAAGTCTGATAACCATCGCATGCACCGGAGCCGGGCTTGCGCGTTTTCACGAATGGAACATCAACTGTCCCGGCCCGGTGATGCGTACCGTTATCGGACTGACCGCTCAGGTGTTTGGCTTGTTCGCTCGCACTAGCGATTGCAGCAACGCTCGATTGCAAGTTTGTCGTTCGGCTTTTGCGTTAGCGACTCAGCGCTTCGACCGTCTTGATCCATTGTTGACGGTTGCCGCGACGTACGCCGCTCGTAAGCCGAACTTGTGTTTACTGTTGGCGTTTGTTGATGGCACCGCAACGTTTTCGATCCTTCGTTTACGGACAACACCCGATTGCTTGCTGCACGAATCAACGCCGGTTAGACTGTTGCGACGCGGTTTCCGCTGCCCAGCACCCGTTCGTAAAAGCCGATAACCATGACATGCACCGGAGTGGCGGTGGTTACGTTTGCTCGAAATCACGATGTTCGCCGCCACCCGGTGATGTCGAACGTTCTGTCATTTACGAACACTGCACAGGAGGCTCAATATGCTACGACTGATTGTTTGCGTCATCACCTTGACTTCTGCTAGCCTTTGCAGATGCGAAGAAGCATCTCAGAGCACACAATCCATGTCCGGCTCTATTGCCGCCATCTACAGCGCACCGGACTCTGCATGGTTCTCGATCTACGCGGGCCCGAGCAAGTTCCAGAGATTGACGCCGACGATCCTGCTGCTCGACACTGGAGAAGATACTGTTCACATCCACGTACTTAAAGCGGATGGGCTCATTCCGGCCGATCATATCGCTGTTGCTAGATCACCGGGGACGCGCAGGGCTCCCGATCCTGTTCGGCTACAGATTGCGTCGTCGTCAATGCCGCAGACTGGGAACCGTTGCACCGTTGAAACCTTTAAATCTGATCATGGCTTGATCTATGCCGTCAAAGGCACGCTGAGGGTTCTTGATACCGCAACCAACAGCACAAACCCGAAAGAACCTGAGCGGACAGAACCATGACATGCACCGAAGGACGCGAGCTAGGTGGTTTGGCAGTGGATGATCACTCGCGCGTCCTCGGTGATGTCTGGCGTTCTGTCAGCGAGGAAGAATGAAACGCAATCGCAAAACTGCAACTGTCCTTTCGGCGATGCTACTTTTCGTGGGATTCGCCGCGTCTTGGGTTGTGTTCACGTTCCTGCCGATTTCACCCGAACGTCTGACACTGACCGCGGGATGCGTCGTCCTTGGCATCATCCTTTCTGTCGTGTTGTATGCCGTCATCACGACGTTGCCGGACAAGCGTTGGCCACGCATTACCATTGTTTCGCTGTTCGTTTTGTTCATATCCATTCCGCTGGTATCTGCAGCGGCTCAACGGATCACATATTCGCGATTCGGATTCACCGTCTACGGCGCGACACCGATTCCGGTCCTCGACATTACCGTCAATCAACATGGCGTACTTTGGTTTCGACCCAAGACCCATCAGATCACACGCGCCGAACTCGATGCGTTGATCACGCCGGGCGTCGACGTGGTTGTGGTCGGCATAGGCTGGGATAGCATCGCACAACTGACTGATGACGCGAAACTACTGGGCGATTCCATTGATCTGCGTGTGTTGCCAACGCCCGAAGCCTTTGCTTTGTACAATGATCTCAAGGCGGAGGGACGGAACGTCGTGCTGCTTGCACACAGCACGTGTTGACGCCGCAACAGAAGACAGAACAATGGCATGAACACGGAGTCGCCGATCGTGTTGATTGGTAGTTAGAGACCGTTTTCCGGCGACCCGGTTATGCCTGACGTTATCGGACTGACTCCTCATGTGTTTGGCGTGTTCGCTTGCGTTAGCGACTGCTGCAACGCTGGATTGGGAATTTGTCGTTCGGTGTTTGCTTTAGCGTTTTGACGATTCAAACGCTTTGATCCTCCGTTGACGATTGCCACAACGTAGAGCGTTCCCAAGCCGAACCGGTGTTTGCTGTTGGCGTTTGTTGATGGCACCGTAACGTTTTTGATTCTTCGTTTACCGTCAACAAGCACTGTCGGATGACAATTGCCGTTTTACTGCCGACCCGGTCAACGCCCAATTGCTTGCCGCGTGAACCAAGTCCCGCTAAACTGTGGCGGCGTGGCAACCGCTGCCCGATGCTCGACCAATGCCCGTTCATAAATGCCGATAACAAACACATGCACCGGAGTGGCGGTGGTCACGTTTCTTTGGAATCACGTCAATCGCCGCCACCCGGTGATGTGAGACGTTCGTCGGACTAACCAACGTGTCGCCCAAGACGGAACCATCGCCGTACAACACACCTCCTTGGCGACGGTCACATCTTGCGACGTCTCCAAATGGTTTGGTGACTGCCCAAATCGCAGAGGCTCGCGAACACTCAATGAGCAATCCGACAGTCGGGACTCTGAAGATGACGACCGGTCTTGAGGTGCCTCGGTGCAGTCCCGCTTTTCTTTGGTCAGACGATTCGCGATATCTGGCTGTACCACAATGGATTCGACGCCTTGGCCTATTTCTGCGGCAACGTTTGTTGATCGTGGATGCCAACGCGGAGAAAGTGTTTGCATCACGCTTTACTTATTGGCTGATTGATCCAAAGAATTTCTGCGACGGGCGTTTGGAACTTGCGATAAGCAGTTCGTCAGGGATAAACTGGATGCGACCAGAACGGTTGGTGATTGACGTCCGCAACACGCTCGATCGCTTCAAGCTGATTCCGTCCGGACACAACACGACGCC from Rubripirellula tenax carries:
- a CDS encoding GNAT family N-acetyltransferase, whose translation is MSLTTYRDDLDFTIDDVLPIYRACDWSSATKPDALLAALRASHSVISAYVGHRMVGIGNAISDGHLVVYYPHLLVHPDFTRTGIGTGILTRLTDRYNGFHQQMLTADADAVPFYERCGFSRAGRTVSMWVYDGNDH
- a CDS encoding MTH938/NDUFAF3 family protein — its product is MKRNRKTATVLSAMLLFVGFAASWVVFTFLPISPERLTLTAGCVVLGIILSVVLYAVITTLPDKRWPRITIVSLFVLFISIPLVSAAAQRITYSRFGFTVYGATPIPVLDITVNQHGVLWFRPKTHQITRAELDALITPGVDVVVVGIGWDSIAQLTDDAKLLGDSIDLRVLPTPEAFALYNDLKAEGRNVVLLAHSTC